From the Streptomyces nigrescens genome, one window contains:
- the infA gene encoding translation initiation factor IF-1, whose translation MAKKQGAIEIEGTVIESLPNAMFKVELQNGHKVLAHISGKMRMHYIRILPDDRVVVELSPYDLTRGRIVYRYK comes from the coding sequence GTGGCCAAGAAGCAAGGTGCCATCGAGATCGAGGGCACCGTGATCGAGTCCCTCCCGAACGCCATGTTCAAGGTGGAGCTCCAGAACGGTCACAAGGTCCTCGCGCACATCAGCGGCAAGATGCGGATGCACTACATCCGTATCCTCCCGGATGACCGGGTCGTGGTGGAGCTTTCTCCGTACGACCTGACGCGTGGCCGGATCGTCTACCGCTACAAGTAG
- the map gene encoding type I methionyl aminopeptidase yields the protein MVEIKTPEQIAKMREAGLVVAAIHAATRKVAVPGATTKDLDDAARKVLAEHGAKSNFLGYGGFPATICTSVNDVVVHGIPDTETVLQNGDIISIDCGAIIDGWHGDAAYTAFVGSGHSAELVELSRVTEESMWAGVAAVAKGNRLVDISKAIEGYIRRQPRPASGKYGIVEDYGGHGIGSQMHMDPHLLNYVDRKRGRGPKLVPGFCIAIEPMVNLGTAKTHVLDDDWTVKSNDGSWSSHWEHSVALTEEGPLVLTAPDGGKAKLAELGITAAPDPLA from the coding sequence ATGGTGGAGATCAAGACCCCCGAGCAGATCGCGAAGATGCGCGAGGCGGGGCTGGTGGTCGCCGCCATTCACGCGGCGACCCGGAAGGTCGCGGTGCCGGGCGCCACGACCAAGGACCTGGACGACGCGGCACGCAAGGTGCTCGCCGAACACGGTGCGAAGTCGAACTTCCTCGGATACGGCGGCTTCCCCGCGACGATCTGCACCTCGGTCAACGACGTCGTGGTCCACGGCATCCCCGACACCGAGACGGTGCTGCAGAACGGCGACATCATCTCCATCGACTGCGGCGCGATCATCGACGGCTGGCACGGCGACGCGGCGTACACCGCCTTCGTCGGGTCCGGTCACTCGGCGGAGCTGGTCGAGCTGAGCCGGGTCACCGAGGAGTCGATGTGGGCGGGCGTCGCGGCGGTCGCCAAGGGCAACCGCCTGGTGGACATCTCCAAGGCGATCGAGGGCTACATCCGCCGCCAGCCCCGCCCGGCGAGCGGTAAGTACGGCATCGTCGAGGACTACGGCGGCCACGGCATCGGCTCGCAGATGCACATGGACCCGCATCTGCTGAACTACGTCGACCGCAAGCGCGGCCGCGGCCCGAAGCTGGTGCCCGGTTTCTGCATCGCGATCGAGCCGATGGTGAACCTCGGCACGGCCAAGACCCATGTGCTCGACGACGACTGGACGGTCAAGTCGAACGACGGCAGCTGGTCCTCGCACTGGGAGCACTCGGTCGCGCTGACCGAGGAGGGCCCGCTGGTGCTGACCGCGCCGGACGGCGGCAAGGCCAAGCTCGCCGAGCTGGGGATCACGGCGGCGCCCGATCCGCTGGCGTGA
- the rpsK gene encoding 30S ribosomal protein S11 has translation MPPKGRTAGAKKVRRKEKKNVAHGHAHIKSTFNNTIVSITDPTGNVISWASAGHVGFKGSRKSTPFAAQMAAESAARRAQEHGMRKVDVFVKGPGSGRETAIRSLQATGLEVGSIQDVTPTPHNGCRPPKRRRV, from the coding sequence ATGCCTCCGAAGGGCCGTACGGCCGGCGCCAAGAAGGTGCGCCGCAAGGAGAAGAAGAACGTTGCCCACGGGCACGCTCACATCAAGAGCACGTTCAACAACACGATCGTTTCGATCACGGACCCCACGGGCAACGTGATCTCTTGGGCCTCTGCCGGCCACGTCGGCTTCAAGGGCTCGCGCAAGTCCACCCCCTTCGCCGCGCAGATGGCCGCCGAGTCGGCCGCCCGCCGCGCGCAGGAGCACGGCATGCGCAAGGTCGACGTCTTCGTCAAGGGTCCCGGCTCCGGCCGTGAGACCGCGATCCGCTCCCTCCAGGCCACCGGCCTCGAGGTGGGTTCGATCCAGGACGTCACCCCCACTCCTCACAACGGATGCCGCCCGCCCAAGCGTCGCCGCGTCTGA
- a CDS encoding DNA-directed RNA polymerase subunit alpha — MLIAQRPSLTEEVVDEYRSRFVIEPLEPGFGYTLGNSLRRTLLSSIPGAAVTSIRIDGVLHEFTTVPGVKEDVTDLILNIKQLVVSSEHDEPVVMYLRKQGPGLVTAADIAPPAGVEVHNPDLVLATLNGKGKLEMELTVERGRGYVSAVQNKQVGQEIGRIPVDSIYSPVLKVTYKVEATRVEQRTDFDKLIVDVETKQAMRPRDAMASAGKTLVELFGLARELNIDAEGIDMGPSPTDAALAADLALPIEELELTVRSYNCLKREGIHSVGELVARSEADLLDIRNFGAKSIDEVKAKLAGMGLALKDSPPGFDPTAAADAFGADDDADAGFVETEQY; from the coding sequence ATGCTGATTGCTCAGCGTCCCTCGTTGACCGAAGAGGTCGTCGACGAATACCGCTCCCGGTTCGTGATCGAGCCGCTGGAGCCGGGCTTCGGCTACACCCTCGGCAACTCCCTGCGTCGGACCCTCCTGTCCTCGATCCCGGGTGCGGCGGTCACGTCCATCCGCATCGACGGTGTCCTGCACGAGTTCACCACCGTGCCGGGCGTCAAGGAGGACGTCACCGACCTCATCCTCAACATCAAGCAGCTGGTCGTCTCCTCCGAGCACGACGAGCCGGTCGTGATGTACCTGCGCAAGCAGGGTCCCGGCCTGGTCACCGCTGCTGACATCGCGCCCCCGGCCGGTGTCGAGGTGCACAACCCGGACCTGGTCCTCGCCACCCTGAACGGCAAGGGCAAGCTGGAGATGGAGCTGACCGTCGAGCGCGGTCGCGGCTATGTCTCCGCCGTGCAGAACAAGCAGGTGGGCCAGGAGATCGGCCGTATCCCGGTCGACTCCATCTACTCGCCGGTGCTCAAGGTCACCTACAAGGTCGAGGCGACCCGTGTCGAGCAGCGCACCGACTTCGACAAGCTGATCGTCGACGTCGAGACCAAGCAGGCCATGCGCCCGCGTGACGCCATGGCGTCCGCCGGTAAGACCCTGGTCGAGCTGTTCGGTCTGGCGCGCGAGCTCAACATCGACGCCGAGGGCATCGACATGGGCCCGTCCCCGACGGACGCCGCCCTGGCCGCCGACCTGGCGCTGCCGATCGAGGAGCTGGAGCTCACGGTCCGCTCGTACAACTGCCTCAAGCGTGAGGGCATCCACTCCGTGGGTGAGCTCGTGGCGCGCTCCGAGGCCGACCTGCTCGACATCCGCAACTTCGGTGCGAAGTCGATCGACGAGGTCAAGGCGAAGCTGGCCGGCATGGGCCTGGCGCTGAAGGACTCGCCTCCCGGGTTCGACCCGACCGCCGCCGCCGACGCCTTCGGCGCGGACGACGACGCGGACGCCGGGTTCGTCGAGACCGAGCAGTACTAA
- the rplQ gene encoding 50S ribosomal protein L17, with protein MPKPAKGARLGGSAAHERLMLRNLATALFEHGRITTTEAKARRLRPYAERLVTKAKKGDLHNRRQVMQLISDKSVVHTLFTEIAPRFENRPGGYTRITKIGNRRGDNAPMAVIELVEALTVAQQATGEAEAATKRAAKDAEAATAAEATEESKDA; from the coding sequence ATGCCGAAGCCCGCCAAGGGTGCCCGTCTGGGCGGCAGCGCTGCGCACGAGCGCCTCATGCTGCGCAACCTGGCCACCGCGCTCTTCGAGCACGGCCGCATCACGACGACCGAGGCCAAGGCCCGTCGTCTGCGTCCGTACGCGGAGCGTCTGGTGACCAAGGCGAAGAAGGGCGACCTTCACAACCGCCGTCAGGTCATGCAGCTGATCTCGGACAAGAGCGTCGTGCACACGCTCTTCACGGAGATCGCCCCGCGGTTCGAGAACCGCCCGGGTGGCTACACCCGTATCACCAAGATCGGTAACCGTCGTGGCGACAACGCTCCCATGGCCGTCATCGAGCTGGTGGAGGCGCTGACCGTGGCCCAGCAGGCCACCGGTGAGGCCGAGGCCGCGACCAAGCGTGCGGCCAAGGACGCGGAGGCGGCCACGGCTGCCGAGGCGACCGAGGAGTCGAAGGACGCCTGA
- the truA gene encoding tRNA pseudouridine(38-40) synthase TruA, with product MSDEVKPGLVRVRMDLSYDGKDFSGWAKQAGGRRTVQGEIEDALRTVTRSGETYELTVAGRTDAGVHARGQVAHVDLPAELWAEHQDKLLRRLAGRLPKDVRVWRLTEAPYGFNARFSAIWRRYAYRVTDHHGGVDPLLRGHVLWHDWELDVEAMNEASRPLLGEHDFAAYCKRREGATTIRTLQELSWVRGADGIITATVRADAFCHNMVRSLVGAMLFVGDGHRPVEWPGKVLAAGVRDSAVHVVRPHGLTLEEVGYPADDLLMARNQEARNKRTLPAAGCC from the coding sequence GTGAGTGACGAAGTGAAGCCGGGCCTGGTCCGGGTGCGGATGGACCTTTCCTACGACGGAAAGGACTTCTCCGGGTGGGCGAAGCAGGCCGGCGGGCGGCGGACCGTCCAGGGGGAGATCGAGGACGCGCTGCGGACGGTGACGCGCTCCGGGGAGACGTATGAGCTCACCGTGGCGGGCCGTACGGACGCGGGCGTGCATGCGCGGGGGCAGGTGGCGCATGTGGATCTGCCCGCGGAGCTGTGGGCCGAGCACCAGGACAAGCTGCTGCGGCGGCTGGCCGGGCGGCTGCCGAAGGACGTGCGGGTGTGGCGGCTCACCGAGGCGCCGTACGGGTTCAATGCGCGGTTCTCGGCGATCTGGCGGCGCTATGCGTACCGGGTGACCGATCACCACGGCGGGGTGGATCCGCTGCTGCGCGGCCATGTGCTGTGGCACGACTGGGAGCTGGACGTCGAGGCGATGAACGAGGCCTCCCGGCCGCTGCTGGGTGAGCACGACTTCGCGGCGTACTGCAAGCGGCGGGAGGGCGCGACGACGATCCGTACGCTCCAGGAGCTGAGCTGGGTGCGGGGCGCGGACGGGATCATCACGGCGACCGTGCGGGCGGATGCCTTCTGCCACAACATGGTGCGGTCGCTGGTCGGGGCGATGCTGTTCGTCGGGGACGGGCACCGGCCGGTGGAGTGGCCCGGCAAGGTGCTGGCCGCCGGGGTGCGGGACTCCGCCGTGCATGTCGTCCGGCCCCACGGTCTGACGCTGGAGGAGGTCGGCTATCCGGCCGACGATCTGCTGATGGCGCGCAACCAGGAGGCGCGGAACAAGCGGACGCTGCCGGCGGCCGGCTGCTGCTGA
- the secY gene encoding preprotein translocase subunit SecY, translated as MLTAFARAFKTPDLRKKLLFTLGIIVLYRIGAHVPVPGVNYANVETCMKQAGGNSGLFALVNMFSGGALLQITIFALGIMPYITASIILQLLTVVIPRLESLKKEGQSGQAKITQYTRYLTVALAILQGTGLVATARSGALFQSCPVASEIVPSDSIFTTITMVITMTAGTALIMWLGELVTDRGIGNGMSILMFISIAAGFPGALWQIKLTGKLADGWIEFFAVIAVGLAMVALVVFVEQAQRRIPVQYAKRMIGRRSYGGTSTYIPLKVNQAGVIPVIFASSLLYIPALLAQFSGSKAAWATWIATNFTKGNHPVYIVTYFLLIVFFAFFYVAISFNPEEVADNMKKYGGFIPGIRAGRPTAEYLSYVLNRITWPGSLYLGLIALVPTVALVLFNANQNFPFGGTSILIIVGVGLETVKQIESQLQQRNYEGFLR; from the coding sequence GTGCTCACCGCGTTCGCCCGAGCGTTCAAGACGCCCGACCTGCGCAAGAAGCTGCTGTTCACATTGGGCATCATCGTGCTCTACCGGATCGGCGCGCATGTCCCGGTCCCCGGGGTGAATTACGCGAACGTCGAGACCTGCATGAAGCAGGCCGGCGGTAACAGCGGGTTGTTCGCCCTGGTGAACATGTTCAGCGGTGGTGCGCTGCTGCAGATCACGATCTTCGCGCTGGGGATCATGCCGTACATCACGGCGAGCATCATCCTCCAGCTGCTGACCGTGGTGATTCCCCGGCTGGAGTCCCTCAAGAAAGAGGGGCAGTCCGGTCAGGCGAAAATTACCCAGTACACGCGCTATCTGACCGTGGCGCTCGCCATCCTGCAGGGCACCGGCCTGGTGGCCACCGCCCGCAGCGGTGCGCTCTTCCAGAGCTGCCCGGTCGCCAGCGAGATCGTGCCCAGCGACTCGATCTTCACCACCATCACGATGGTCATCACGATGACCGCCGGCACCGCCCTGATCATGTGGCTCGGCGAGCTGGTCACCGACCGCGGTATCGGTAACGGCATGTCGATCCTGATGTTCATCTCGATCGCCGCCGGATTCCCGGGCGCGCTGTGGCAGATCAAGCTCACCGGCAAGCTGGCCGACGGCTGGATCGAGTTCTTCGCCGTGATCGCGGTGGGCCTCGCGATGGTCGCCCTGGTGGTCTTCGTCGAGCAGGCTCAGCGGCGGATCCCGGTGCAGTACGCGAAGCGGATGATCGGCCGCCGGTCCTACGGCGGTACGTCCACTTACATCCCGCTCAAGGTGAACCAGGCAGGTGTGATTCCTGTCATCTTCGCGTCATCGCTGCTCTACATTCCAGCCCTCCTCGCACAGTTCAGCGGGTCGAAGGCGGCATGGGCGACGTGGATCGCCACCAACTTCACCAAGGGAAATCACCCGGTTTACATCGTTACGTACTTCCTGCTGATCGTGTTCTTCGCCTTCTTCTACGTGGCCATCAGCTTCAACCCCGAAGAAGTTGCCGACAACATGAAGAAGTATGGTGGCTTCATCCCGGGTATCCGGGCTGGTCGCCCGACGGCCGAGTACCTCAGCTACGTGCTCAACCGGATCACGTGGCCGGGCTCGCTGTACCTGGGGCTGATCGCGCTCGTACCAACAGTGGCGTTGGTGCTCTTCAACGCGAACCAGAACTTCCCGTTCGGCGGGACAAGCATCCTCATCATCGTGGGTGTGGGCCTGGAGACCGTGAAGCAGATCGAGAGCCAGCTTCAGCAGCGCAACTACGAAGGGTTCCTCCGCTGA
- a CDS encoding ABC-F family ATP-binding cassette domain-containing protein produces MGHLEAGHLEYYLPDGRVLLGDVSFRVGEGASVALVGANGAGKTTLLRLIAGELQPHGGAVTVSGGLGVMPQFVGSVRDERTVRDLLVSVAQPRIREAAAAVDAAELAIMTAEDDDEAAQMAYAQALSDWAEARGYEAEAAWDICTTAALGMPYEKAQWRQVRTLSGGEQKRLVLEALLRGPDEVLLLDEPDNYLDVPGKRWLEQQLRETRKTVLFVSHDRELLARAAEKIVSVEPGPAGSDVWVHGGGFGTYHEARRERFARFEELRRRWDEKHVQLKQLVNMLKNKAAFNDGLASRYQAAQTRLRKFEEAGPPQEPPREQEITMRLRGGRTGVRALTAKDLELTGLMKPFSLEVFYGERVAVLGSNGSGKSHFLRLLAGDDVRHTGEWKLGARVVPGHFAQTHAHPELEGRTLLDILWKEHAKDRGGAMSVLRRYELEKQAEQRFDRLSGGQQARFQILLLELSGTTALLLDEPTDNLDLESAEALQEGLEAYEGTVVAVTHDRWFARSFDRFLVFGSDGLVRETAEPVWDERRVERSR; encoded by the coding sequence ATGGGACATCTTGAGGCCGGACATCTGGAGTACTACCTCCCGGACGGGAGGGTCCTGCTGGGGGATGTGTCCTTCCGGGTGGGGGAGGGCGCGTCGGTCGCGCTGGTGGGAGCCAACGGCGCCGGCAAGACGACGCTGCTGCGGCTGATCGCGGGGGAGCTGCAGCCGCACGGCGGGGCGGTGACGGTCAGCGGCGGGCTGGGGGTGATGCCGCAGTTCGTGGGCTCCGTACGGGATGAGCGCACGGTGCGTGACCTGCTGGTTTCCGTGGCGCAGCCGCGGATCAGGGAGGCGGCCGCCGCGGTGGACGCCGCCGAGCTGGCGATCATGACCGCCGAGGACGACGACGAGGCCGCGCAGATGGCCTACGCCCAGGCACTCAGCGACTGGGCCGAGGCGCGCGGCTACGAGGCCGAGGCCGCATGGGACATCTGCACGACGGCGGCGCTGGGGATGCCGTACGAGAAGGCGCAGTGGCGGCAGGTGCGGACGCTCTCGGGCGGTGAGCAGAAGCGGCTCGTGCTGGAGGCACTGCTGCGCGGGCCCGACGAGGTGCTGCTGCTCGACGAGCCGGACAACTACCTCGACGTCCCCGGGAAGCGGTGGCTGGAGCAGCAGCTGCGGGAGACGCGGAAGACGGTGCTGTTCGTCTCGCACGACCGGGAGCTGCTGGCCCGCGCCGCGGAGAAGATCGTCAGCGTGGAGCCGGGGCCGGCGGGCTCCGACGTCTGGGTGCACGGCGGCGGGTTCGGCACGTACCACGAGGCCCGGCGCGAGCGCTTCGCCCGCTTCGAGGAGCTGCGGCGGCGCTGGGACGAGAAGCATGTGCAGCTCAAGCAGCTCGTGAACATGCTCAAGAACAAGGCCGCCTTCAACGACGGCCTCGCCTCCCGCTATCAGGCCGCGCAGACCCGGCTGCGGAAGTTCGAGGAGGCCGGGCCGCCGCAGGAGCCGCCGCGGGAGCAGGAGATCACGATGCGGCTGCGCGGCGGCCGCACCGGTGTCCGCGCCCTCACGGCGAAGGACCTGGAGCTGACCGGCCTGATGAAGCCGTTCTCGCTGGAGGTCTTCTACGGCGAGCGGGTCGCGGTCCTGGGGTCCAACGGCTCGGGCAAGTCGCACTTCCTGCGGCTGCTCGCCGGGGACGACGTACGGCACACGGGGGAGTGGAAGCTCGGGGCGCGCGTCGTGCCCGGTCACTTCGCGCAGACCCATGCGCATCCCGAGCTGGAGGGCCGCACCCTGTTGGACATCCTCTGGAAGGAACATGCCAAGGACCGGGGCGGCGCCATGTCCGTCCTGCGCCGCTACGAGCTGGAGAAGCAGGCCGAGCAGCGCTTCGACCGGCTCTCCGGCGGCCAGCAGGCACGCTTCCAGATCCTGCTGCTGGAGCTGTCCGGTACGACCGCCCTGCTGCTCGACGAGCCGACCGACAACCTGGACCTGGAGTCGGCGGAGGCGCTGCAGGAGGGGCTGGAGGCGTACGAGGGGACGGTGGTCGCGGTCACCCACGACCGGTGGTTCGCCCGGTCCTTCGACCGGTTCCTGGTGTTCGGGTCGGACGGGCTGGTGCGGGAGACGGCGGAGCCGGTGTGGGACGAGCGGCGGGTGGAGCGGTCGCGGTAG
- the rpsM gene encoding 30S ribosomal protein S13, protein MARLAGVDLPREKRVEVALTYVFGIGRTLSQQTLAATGVNPNTRVRDLAEEDLVKIREYVDNNLKTEGDLRREIQADIRRKVEIGCYQGLRHRRGLPVHGQRTSTNARTRKGPRRAIAGKKKPGKK, encoded by the coding sequence ATGGCACGCCTCGCAGGCGTTGATCTCCCGCGCGAAAAGCGTGTGGAGGTCGCCCTCACCTACGTCTTCGGTATCGGGCGGACGCTGTCGCAGCAGACTCTCGCCGCCACCGGCGTGAACCCGAACACCCGTGTTCGCGACCTGGCCGAGGAAGACCTCGTCAAGATCCGCGAGTACGTGGACAACAACCTCAAGACCGAGGGTGACCTCCGTCGCGAGATCCAGGCCGACATCCGCCGCAAGGTCGAGATCGGCTGCTACCAGGGTCTGCGTCACCGTCGCGGTCTGCCGGTGCACGGTCAGCGCACCAGCACGAACGCCCGTACCCGCAAGGGCCCGCGTCGCGCGATCGCCGGCAAGAAGAAGCCGGGCAAGAAGTAG
- the rpsD gene encoding 30S ribosomal protein S4, with product MARYTGADCKRCRREKQKLFLKGSKCESAKCPIEIRPYPPGEHGRGRTKDSEYLLQLREKQKCSRIYGVLEKQFVNYYKEANQKTGKTGENLLRILETRLDNVVYRAGFAKSRDHARQLVRHGHINVNGRKTDIPSARVSVNDIVEVREGSRNLTPFEVAKAEAGEKTVPAWLEAIPSNLRILVHSMPERQVIDTQVQEQLIVELYSK from the coding sequence ATGGCGCGTTACACCGGGGCCGACTGCAAGCGTTGCCGTCGGGAGAAGCAGAAGCTCTTCCTCAAGGGGAGCAAGTGCGAGAGCGCGAAGTGCCCGATCGAGATCCGTCCTTACCCCCCGGGTGAGCACGGTCGCGGGCGCACCAAGGACAGCGAGTACCTGCTCCAGCTTCGTGAGAAGCAGAAGTGCAGCCGTATCTACGGTGTCCTTGAGAAGCAGTTCGTGAACTACTACAAGGAAGCGAACCAGAAGACCGGCAAGACCGGTGAGAACCTTCTGCGCATCCTTGAGACCCGCCTCGACAACGTGGTCTACCGGGCCGGCTTTGCCAAGTCCCGCGACCACGCCCGTCAGCTGGTCCGTCACGGACACATCAACGTGAACGGCCGCAAGACCGACATCCCGTCGGCTCGTGTGTCCGTGAACGACATCGTCGAGGTCCGCGAGGGCTCTCGGAACCTGACCCCCTTCGAGGTGGCCAAGGCCGAGGCCGGCGAGAAGACGGTTCCGGCCTGGCTGGAAGCGATTCCGTCGAACCTGCGGATTCTCGTGCACAGCATGCCCGAGCGCCAGGTGATCGACACCCAGGTGCAGGAGCAGCTGATCGTTGAGCTCTACTCCAAGTAA
- a CDS encoding adenylate kinase, protein MRIVLVGPPGAGKGTQAAYLAKNLAIPHISTGDLFRANISQGTPLGREAKSYMDAGNLVPDSVTIAMAEDRMEQPDAANGFLLDGFPRNLGQAKALDEYLKDKNLKLDAVLDLEVPEDEVVKRIAGRRICRNDSSHVFHAEYNKPAVEGVCDVCGGELYQRDDDREETVRKRLEVYHTETEPIIDYYKAQDLVVTLLAMGKVDEVTKRAMAALPSRDA, encoded by the coding sequence ATGCGAATCGTCCTCGTCGGACCCCCGGGGGCCGGCAAGGGTACGCAGGCTGCGTACCTTGCCAAGAACCTCGCGATCCCGCACATCTCCACGGGGGACCTGTTCCGCGCCAACATCAGCCAGGGGACGCCCCTCGGCCGCGAGGCGAAGTCATACATGGACGCCGGCAATCTGGTGCCCGACTCGGTCACCATCGCGATGGCCGAGGACCGTATGGAGCAGCCCGACGCAGCCAACGGCTTCCTGCTGGACGGCTTCCCCCGCAACCTGGGCCAGGCCAAGGCGCTGGACGAGTACCTCAAGGACAAGAACCTCAAGCTGGACGCCGTCCTGGACCTGGAGGTCCCCGAGGACGAGGTCGTCAAGCGGATCGCCGGCCGGCGCATCTGCCGCAACGACAGCAGCCACGTCTTCCACGCCGAGTACAACAAGCCGGCGGTCGAGGGCGTCTGTGACGTCTGCGGCGGCGAGCTGTACCAGCGGGACGACGACCGTGAGGAGACCGTCCGCAAGCGCCTGGAGGTCTACCACACGGAGACCGAGCCGATCATCGACTACTACAAGGCGCAGGACCTGGTGGTCACGCTCCTGGCGATGGGCAAGGTCGACGAGGTCACCAAGCGCGCGATGGCGGCCCTGCCGTCCCGGGACGCCTAA
- the rpmJ gene encoding 50S ribosomal protein L36, with protein sequence MKVKPSVKKICDKCKVIRRHGRVMVICDNLRHKQRQG encoded by the coding sequence ATGAAGGTCAAGCCGAGCGTCAAGAAGATCTGCGACAAGTGCAAGGTGATCCGCCGCCACGGCCGGGTCATGGTCATCTGCGACAACCTGCGCCACAAGCAGCGCCAGGGCTGA